The following nucleotide sequence is from Branchiostoma lanceolatum isolate klBraLanc5 chromosome 18, klBraLanc5.hap2, whole genome shotgun sequence.
ccagcagagaagctccagtcagccagataagctccagtcagccccgtAGACATGGCGCAGATCCTACGGGGctgagcttatctggctgactggagcttctctgggtagcatatacgattttcggcgcccCATGTAGATCTGCTAGGAGATTACTTATATAGCTCACCATAGGCATTTACAAATTATGAtgaaaagatgatgatgaaaagagaCTGTATTTTCTTGGTGAAAAAAGAACGAATGCCTCTTTTATCTTCACAGATGGGCAAGGGCTCCTTCAAGTACGCCTGGGTACTGGACAAGCTGAAGGCCGAGCGTGAACGTGGTATCACCATCGATATCGCCCTGTGGAAGTTCGAGACTGGAAAATACTACGTGACTGTCATTGATGCCCCCGGACATCGTGATTTCATCAAGAACATGATCACAGGAACTTCACAGGTAATGCACtcgaaaacagttactcaagcaacagcatccgctgtctttcgtcagtcactgtctgaaatgtctgactgtttcaaaattttatccagttgcttgagtagctatttttggcgtatcttacgacctagatgtctaaccttcatcaacgtaatgcACTCAGTTaaacaatctcttttgctttCATGTATTGGGTCTATTAGACTGGATAGTATAGTTTGGAGTGAATTTGCTGTAAAAGTGAAgtgtttttaacatgtttgttcTCCGTAGGCTGACTGTGCCGTGCTGATTGTGGCTGCTGGTACTGGTGAGTTCGAGGCTGGTATCTCCAAGAATGGACAGACCCGTGAGCACGCCCTGCTGGCCTACACCCTGGGTGTCAAGCAGCTCATCGTGGGAGTCAACAAGATGGACTCCACCGAGCCCCCTTACTCCGAGGTAAGATTGTCCTCTCTGGTAGAATTTTGACAAGATTTTAATATTAATTTCACATCTCATCCCCTTACTAACTGAACAAtaatattgatttgatttgtttgcaGTCTCGCTTCAGTGAGATCAAGAAGGAAGTGAGCACGTACATCAAGAAGGTTGGCTACAACCCCCAAGCTGTCGCCTTCGTGCCCATCTCTGGCTGGCATGGTGACAACATGTTGGAGGAATCCGAGAAGATGGGATGGTACAAGGGATGGAACATCGAGCGCAGCGAGGGCAATGTCAGCGGCAAGACCCTGTTAGAAGCCATGGACGCCATCCTGCCCCCCGAGAGACCCACTAAAAAGCCTCTCCGTCTACCCCTGCAGGATGTGTACAAGATCGGCGGTATGTTTATGTGTTCAGGGCTAATGTACATTCATGCTGTTTTTCATTAGTAGTGCTTAAAGCAACGAATATGGAAAAAAACGCTTTCCTTTCTTGTTACTTTGACACTGCTGCTGTTTGCATTTCAGTTTTCACATCAGTGTCAAGATTGTCCCTCATGTTTAAACTGGAAAGCAAATCTGATGAATTGATTTCTTCTTGCTATAAGCAGGTATCGGAACCGTGCCCGTCGGCCGTGTGGAGACCGGTATCCTGAAGCCAGGCATGGTGGTGACCTTTGCCCCCGTCGGCCTCACCACTGAGGTCAAGTCCGTGGAGATGCACCACGAGTCTCTGCCAGAGGCCCTGCCCGGAGACAACGTTGGCTTCAACGTCAAGAACGTGTCCGTCAAGGAGATCAAGCGTGGGATGGTTGCTGGCGACAGCAAGAACGACGCACCCAAGGAGGCTGAGAGCTTCACCGCCCAGGTGAGATGGTTTTCCATTGTGTAGTACCTTTTGATGGAATAGAGCTATGCACAAACCTAGCTGCAAAATCTTCAAGGAAATAGGTAAAAGCAGAAGATAAAACTATTTCATCTCAAGTCTCTGCCTTTGAAGGACTGACAGCTTTGCTACGAAACAGACATTACATCCATGGGAATGTTCCCCTGAATTGAAATGTAGAGGACTGTAGATCTTTTCATGCATTCATGTTGATCTGTGAGATGTAACAGTCCTCTTGTCAAAAGGTTTTATTGATGGATTGTGTTGTTGACAGGTTATTGTGATGAACCACCCTGGAGAGATCCACAATGGCTACGCGCCTGTGCTGGATTGCCACACCGCCCACATCGCCTGCAAGTTCTCCGAGATTAAGGAAAAGATCGACCGTCGTTCCGGCAAGAAGCTGGAAGACAACCCCAAGTTCGTCAAGTCTGGAGACGCCGCCATCGTTGAGATGATCCCGTCCAAGCCAATGTGTGTGGAATCCTTCAACGAATACCCACCCCTGGGTCGTTTCGCCGTGCGCGACATGAAGCAGACCGTGGCTGTCGGCGTCATCAAGGGCGTGAAGAAGACAGAGAAAGCCGGAAAGGTCACCAAGGCTGCACAGAAGGCCGGTGTGGCCAAGAAGAAGTGATGGTCGCTGCACTTTACTCCACCTTTAGTCACATCCAAGgatggatacatgtacacagtagcTTCCAACAAGGTCAACCCAAAAGCATTTTGTTTAAGAATCGTAGCTTTTGTTTCAGCCATTGGCTGGCTATTCTATAGCCGAAGGCTTCATCGAAAGCACTTCCGCAGGAAAAGTGGCACCGCTAAGTTGACCGTTGTCTGTGAGGATCTTAACTCTAGTTAAATGTCTATCGAACAGATAGCCTCCTCGTCTAAACCAACTTCTCTGTTAGCTCGAAGGTACACTGGTACCATCTATTTTTTTAACTTCTTTAAATTGCTTAACTGGCAAATCATATGTTCCTTTTTTTAACATATGTCTAAAGACGTGGATCGTAACAAGGTGGAGTAAAGAGAAAATCTGTAAACGTGACTACAAGTTTCACGTACATTTGTGGTACCGACATGATGgaattttctttattattttgATTTCTTCCATGGGTATCTCAAAGTAAAAAGTCACCATCACCTTCTATTGTTGTGTGCTTGACTTCATGTGTGATTTATCTGGGGTGCATTACTATTAAACACCCATACAGTACTTCTCTTGGGGCTGTACTAACTGATAAAGGGAGCTTTTTCTAGTACATAGTAGGCTTGTTTACTAGTAAATCCTTTAGCAAGACATTAATGCTGATTTGGAGCTTTCTATACTTGttttaaagtcaagtcaaagtgaAACAATAATACGTAGGTATTTATCTCCAAGCCTGacacgacaaaaaaaaaagaacaaaaatttaaaaactTCAATGTGAAAGGTAGCCAGCATTAAGTCAACTGTTATGAAGTATGATAAGTAGCCTTTTGAAATTGTGAAGTTTTGCTTATAAAATTGCTTGGCTGTTTTAGCTGACCACCTTACTCCATTTTAAAGAGGGTGTCCAAAACCCTAACTTCCCGTCATTTTTTGAccttaaaacattttctttttctatgCCTCTCTATTGAACTCGAATTGAATCCGCGCCAATGTCAGTTTGGAAGTCCACATAAGCAGAATACTTTGTTCTGAACCTTGATCGTTAAATGACTAAAAAGAATGAAACGGCCTAACTTATTTTCTGGCTTTTTGAGGGATTTAAAACTAAGGCATTGGTATtgtttgatgtttctgaccaagATGTATGAACTTTTGTAGCCACCCTGATCTGCATAATTGGACACAAACAATTGTCCTATATGCTAATGAAATCAATGATGTCCGGAGCcttattttcaaatgaaaaatcaGTGTATTAAGGGTCCAGAGAAAACTAAGAGCCTCACTCAATTTGCATAAGTGCCTAACCAATTCGTATCCTAGCTTAGCAAGAATACACTGTGGGTTGACTATTCTGTCACTGCATAAGTGGTTCAAGGCCAAAATTGGACTCCATAGCCACATGTGACCCAACCCAATGATGGATGACTACAGCGGTCCTCGTCAGATTGACGAACGAACCAACATGGTTTTTGGCACTTAATACATTTAATGCTTTCCACCGAGTTCATGTTGCAGAAGGACACGACTTTATAAACAAATGCAACTagtttcgttgatgaaggttaagacatccaggtactaagatacgccaaaaatagttactcaagcaactggataaaatttttaaaacAGTCATTTACTGTATTTTCAGATGCGATGCAAGTTTCGTCAGGTCTCGCGAGACTACCAGGCTTCGGAACGGATCGTTCATTGTTGATACAACGGTAACGCATATGAACAAAAGCTACAGGCAAATGTCCAACCATCAACATTGGCGGGAAATCTAGGTCAGCCGCCATATTAGCCGACGCCTCATTGGCTAGCAATGATGTCGTTGCCTTGTGCACCAGCAACATCAGCGGCCAGTAATGCCCATTAGTAATGGTACTGCTGGTAACGCTGTTCCCCGAAAATTGAACTTCGAAAAATGCCGCATATCTTCCATTTTTCTTGCCTTTTCGGTtctcaaaatgacaaattctatCCATTGGTTTTAAAGAGCCGTGAAATTGTCTTAAGAATGACTGTTGATGCTTAACCCCTTTGTAGCAAAAAAATTATGTCTGTCTTCACCAGCCGGCAAAAGTTAGAAACTTCAAACTTATCAGAAAAAAGTGTTTTGTGAAGCCCTGGATCGTTGAAACCGCGAAGCGCTGGTGCAGAATAGCCCCGGAAAAAGGCGCCAAAAAACGCAGGCTGTATTGTGGAACCCTACGTCACCGGTTTGGCTTCGTGGACCAAGCAAGTTGCGATTTTAAGGAACCCACCTGGTCTTTTGTCCCAAAAGTAATCCCCaaactaaatttaaaaaaaaagcgaGAACAGAAACAGATAGAGCCACCATATGTTTTACGCGAGTTGGGCAAATTTCATAACTTCAGACCTCGCCCAACAATGCGTCCAAAATGGTGGCGCTAAAAATTCTTCACTGGAACCTCCTCATTTTCAAGCCAAATTTTTGGTCTACATTTTCACCCGAAACATGACGTTTACCTCTGTACGTACCACCGTGAGAAATTTCTGAGATAAAATTGCGACTTACGTTGGTTTTTGGTCGTGAAAGACGGCAAGCCGTGTAGACAATGTCTAATGTCGTCTGAACGGAAGCAGATCTCGGTTGGAAAGGAGGACCCCACCCTTTTGTCTTTCCTTCACTGGCTTTAAAACTCGTTTTTCCACCAACTGTCTGCTAACCACGCCCCCTTTCTGTTATTCATACctccttaggccacagcaagtaatttttatggatgacattagcgcgctcattaattttcctctgatttcgaaataaaaaacaagaaatttcattgccctcctacggtggtcaacatgccaaaaattgacaaatacgtcgtaaacgttgacagtttTACCTGTCATACACAAGGTGTCtacttgcatatgaatacccagtgtaattcctgcccatgatggtataataacaagctgttttctgcatttgttctagcaaggacattttaaaaataatggggggggtctagttaattgagctgtatacacaaggtgtttcatcgcatatgaatacccagtgtactTGATTCagcagatgatggtacaacaagctcttttctgcatttgttgtagttagtctatt
It contains:
- the LOC136424751 gene encoding elongation factor 1-alpha-like, encoding MPKDKIHINIVVIGHVDSGKSTSTGHLIYKCGGIDKRTIEKFEKEAQEMGKGSFKYAWVLDKLKAERERGITIDIALWKFETGKYYVTVIDAPGHRDFIKNMITGTSQADCAVLIVAAGTGEFEAGISKNGQTREHALLAYTLGVKQLIVGVNKMDSTEPPYSESRFSEIKKEVSTYIKKVGYNPQAVAFVPISGWHGDNMLEESEKMGWYKGWNIERSEGNVSGKTLLEAMDAILPPERPTKKPLRLPLQDVYKIGGIGTVPVGRVETGILKPGMVVTFAPVGLTTEVKSVEMHHESLPEALPGDNVGFNVKNVSVKEIKRGMVAGDSKNDAPKEAESFTAQVIVMNHPGEIHNGYAPVLDCHTAHIACKFSEIKEKIDRRSGKKLEDNPKFVKSGDAAIVEMIPSKPMCVESFNEYPPLGRFAVRDMKQTVAVGVIKGVKKTEKAGKVTKAAQKAGVAKKK